The sequence GCCACCAAGCTGTTCAGTGAGCACGGCTACGAGCGCACCACCGTGAGGATGATCGCCAATGAGATGGGCGTGCAGAGCGGGAGCCTGTACAGCCACATCAAGAGCAAGGAAGAGGTGCTCCGGCGGATCGTGATCGCCTGTGCCGAGTCGCTCATGGTGCGGGTGGAGGACGCGCGCGACCGCTCCGAGACGCCGGAGGAGCGGCTGCGGGCTATGTGCCGCGCGCACATGCGTGTGCAGCAGGAGGAGAAGGCCGCGGTCACCATCTACTTCGACGAGTGGCACAAACTCGACGAGGAGAGCCGCGAGTACATCGTTGAGCTGCGCCGCCGGTACGAGCAGGAGTTGGCGGAGGTGGTTGAAGAGGGGATCGAGCGGGGCGACTTCGGGCCGGTCGACGTCCGCGGCGCCGTGCTCGTGATCCTCTCGGCTCTCAACTGGGCGTACACCTGGTACCGGCCCGACGGGCGCCTGTCGCCGGAGGAGATCGCCGACCTGTTCGTCGACGTCATCGTCGAGGGCCTGCGTCGGCGCGACTGAAGGGGCGTTCCGCCCGCCCGTCGACGGCCAGCCAGGCCGCGGAAGTTCGCCATGGCGAGCAAGCGCTAGCCCAATCACTTGACAAGGCGGTCTCATGGACTAAACTAGCGCTTGCTCGCCGACCCGGTTTCTTGCCGAGAGACGCCCGGGAGCGGCACAGCGACTGAATTCGACGTCCGCCGTTCGAGGCGAGACCGGAGGGAGACCAACGTGCGATTCTACGTCCTGTCGATGCCCCACCCTTGGGAGCACATCTCGAAGCCCGTGCCCATGGCGGGACAGAGCACCGAGCTGTACCAGCGGACGCTCGAGGCGACGATCGAGCACGCCAAGGTCTGTGAGGAGTACGGCTTCGAGGGCATCTTCTTCAGCGAGCAGCACGGGGACATCGAGGGTTCGCTCGAGATCACCTCGAACCCGATCCAGCTCGACCTGTTCGTCGCGTCGCACACCGAGCGGATCATGGTCGGCCAGCTCGGCAACGTGCTGCCGGTCGCCAACCCGCTCCTGGTCGCCGACCAAGTCGCGCAGCTCGACCAGATGACGAAGGGCCGGGTGCTCGCCGGCTTCACGCGCGGCAACTCCCCCCGATGGGTGGACTCCTTCGGCCAGCAGATCGCCATGCGCGCGACCCGCTCGGACAAGTCGGAGGCTGACGAGCGCAACCTCCGCGCGCTGATTGAGGCCTGGGAGGTCATCAAGCTCGCGTGGACGCAGGACACCTTCTCGTTCAAGGGCGAGTTCTGGGAGTTCCCGGTGGCGGGTACCAAGTGGCCGTACCCGCCGACCAAGGAGTGGGGCAAGGGCGTCGACGACGACGATAATCAGCTTGAGCTGGGCATCGCCCCGCGGCCCTACCAGACGCCGCATCCGCGCATCTTTGCCCCGATGTCGGGCCGCGCGACCACGCAGAAGTTCTGGGCGACCCAGGGAGCGACCTGCGTGTCGCTCGCACCGAACATGGACCTTAACAAGGGCCTGCTTCGCATCTACCACGAGCACGCCGAGAACGAGGGCCGCCCCTACGGCCGCGGCGAGGGACTGATCGTGGGCGGCAGCTGCACCATCGCCAGCGACGAGGCCGAGGCCAGGCGCCGCACCGAGGAGTGGAAGGAGTGGGACGAGAAGTACTTCGGCTGCCCGCCCTTCAACCTGCCGCACCCGATCAACTTCAACGGCACGCCGGACCAGGTCGTCGAGCAGATCGGGAACATGCACGAGGACCTCGGGGTGGAGGAGTTCATCATCATGGACTACTACGGGGCGCCCCACGGCTACGAGATCAGCCTTGAGATGCTCCACCTGTTCGGCAGCGAGGTGCTCCCGCAGGTGGACGGCGTCTCGACCGACCCCGGGTCCGCGTACCGAGAAGAGCGGGTCGCGCAGGCGGTCTAGCGACGGCGTGACGGCGAGATCTCCCGGCGGCCCTTAGGAGGCGAAACGTGAGCGTGGT comes from Streptosporangiales bacterium and encodes:
- a CDS encoding LLM class flavin-dependent oxidoreductase: MRFYVLSMPHPWEHISKPVPMAGQSTELYQRTLEATIEHAKVCEEYGFEGIFFSEQHGDIEGSLEITSNPIQLDLFVASHTERIMVGQLGNVLPVANPLLVADQVAQLDQMTKGRVLAGFTRGNSPRWVDSFGQQIAMRATRSDKSEADERNLRALIEAWEVIKLAWTQDTFSFKGEFWEFPVAGTKWPYPPTKEWGKGVDDDDNQLELGIAPRPYQTPHPRIFAPMSGRATTQKFWATQGATCVSLAPNMDLNKGLLRIYHEHAENEGRPYGRGEGLIVGGSCTIASDEAEARRRTEEWKEWDEKYFGCPPFNLPHPINFNGTPDQVVEQIGNMHEDLGVEEFIIMDYYGAPHGYEISLEMLHLFGSEVLPQVDGVSTDPGSAYREERVAQAV
- a CDS encoding TetR family transcriptional regulator, which gives rise to MPVPHTGGNDLTRSIPLQASDRVQSRYGDLLDAATKLFSEHGYERTTVRMIANEMGVQSGSLYSHIKSKEEVLRRIVIACAESLMVRVEDARDRSETPEERLRAMCRAHMRVQQEEKAAVTIYFDEWHKLDEESREYIVELRRRYEQELAEVVEEGIERGDFGPVDVRGAVLVILSALNWAYTWYRPDGRLSPEEIADLFVDVIVEGLRRRD